From a region of the Zingiber officinale cultivar Zhangliang chromosome 4B, Zo_v1.1, whole genome shotgun sequence genome:
- the LOC121975209 gene encoding protein EMSY-LIKE 3-like: protein MDYGPTDSSGTDDDLPPYFQNRGAAARPVAAGGKSNVGALPPSRVQTDMKILIHQLEQEAYCSVLRAFKAQSDAITWEKEGLITELRKELRLTNEEHRELLHRVNVDDNIRRIREWRQAGGVQTSLVNNAQTALDVIPSPTVSASQKRRKTSNPAAALSMGGSLPVPHSQPGAVSLHPSASTAKQGNIAGARGKKTKPNPPGSIGRDQVKNIAAESADVPANTSLVGQKVMTRWPDDNNFYEAVITDYKPHEGLHALVYDMDTENETWEWVNLNEISPEDIRWADNEPGKSKPGDRHRPGLGSKKSRLNGISPGFGRGRGPKNQFSKNYMSSQNWSGKKGSQNITILDTKVIVRDVERILDISPPDHQEIEKAKKLLKKQEQSLVEAIAKLDDNMSDSENEEDDQISHRQTKERGMAWTDWPRRHKKEFHLQGVLEGGGPDGDHLVGDGTASNYHRDDYYGI, encoded by the exons ATGGATTACGGCCCGACGGATAGCAGCG GAACTGATGATGACCTTCCACCATATTTTCAAAATCGTGGTGCAGCTGCACGGCCTGTGGCTGCTGGTGGAAAATCTAACGTTGGTGCCCTTCCCCCCTCTAGGGTACAGACTGATATGAAGATCCTAATACATCAACTTGAGCAGGAAGCATACTGTTCTGTTCTTCGGGCATTTAAGGCCCAATCAGATGCTATTACTTGG gagaaggaaggTCTGATTACTGAATTGAGGAAAGAACTGAGATTAACTAATGAGGAACACAGAGAACTATTACACAGAGTTAATGTTGATGATAATATTAGGCGTATAAG GGAGTGGAGACAAGCTGGTGGAGTGCAAACTAGTTTAGTGAACAATGCTCAAACTGCGCTTGATGTGATTCCCAGTCCCACTGTTTCAGCTTCTCAGAAAAGGCGCAAGACATCAAACCCAGCAGCTGCTTTATCTATGGGAGGATCTCTCCCTGTGCCGCACTCACAACCAGGTGCTGTTTCACTACATCCATCAGCATCAACTGCAAAACAAGGAAATATAGCAGGGGCCAGAGGCAAGAAGACTAAACCA AATCCTCCTGGTTCAATTGGAAGGGATCAAGTTAAAAACATAGCAGCAGAATCTGCTGATGTCCCAGCAAATACTTCATTGGTGGGACAGAAAGTAATGACAAGATGGCCTGATGATAATAACTTCTATGAAGCTGTTATAACTGACTACAAACCTCATGAG GGTTTACATGCTCTTGTATATGATATGGACACAGAAAATGAGACATGGGAATGGGTTAATCTCAATGAG ATTTCTCCTGAGGATATACGATGGGCAGATAACGAACCTGGTAAGTCAAAACCTGGTGATCGCCATCGACCTGGTCTAGGTAGCAAGAAGTCACGCCTCAATGGCATCAGTCCAGGTTTCGGCAGGGGAAGAGGTCCAAAGAATCAATTCAGCAAAAATTACATGTCATCGCAAAATTGGTCTGGGAAAAAGGGTTCTCAGAACATTACAATACTAGATACCAAAGTTATTGTTAGGGAT GTGGAGAGAATTCTCGACATTAGTCCTCCAGATCATCAAGAGATTGAGAAGGCAAAGAAACTTCTCAAA AAACAAGAGCAGTCACTGGTGGAAGCCATCGCAAAGCTTGATGATAACATGTCGGATAGCGAAAACG AGGAAGACGACCAGATATCACATAGACAAACTAAGGAGAGAGGCATGGCATGGACTGACTGGCCACGCAGACATAAAAAAGAATTTCATTTGCAAGGCGTGCTTGAAGGTGGAGGTCCTGATGGCGATCATTTAGTCGGAGATGGTACTGCATCCAACTATCACAGAGATGACTACTATGGGATATAA
- the LOC121978322 gene encoding F-box/kelch-repeat protein At3g61590-like: MRTMPRDSDGEEEEEKEEEDKGTLLSFLPDELLQKVLSFLPIANIIKLGIVCKRWYEVVHSWPPLSWAMMAPQNPLFFRPCFNNFSFSGHVYDPGFLRWYNFDFTPLEKSIWRTSTSCGLVCLMNPNDGCRLLVVNPIKRDWKQLPQVAAGSFPQFNAIALTFDRRTGGYTVVIAKCTRTQELPGKPRQWHLSVHIYQSTTKSWVTPFAQDLGLWIGRNEAAICDGVLYYVIRHPNLTSPHLVAFDLLKPPSSIQSLLQEAIPAPYPLFCAGLINLSNKLVMVGMKYYWPHGEAVILELEDKTWREVAQMPISLYRKLCRNNLICCGAGDFLFLHSSLCPGLLTFDVRQKVWKWSSHPDIEQLHFFSKPESLVYRGFCFEPRLDVSS, encoded by the coding sequence ATGAGGACGATGCCTAGAGATAGTGacggggaggaggaagaggagaaggaggaagaagacaaggGAACATTACTGTCGTTTCTACCTGATGAACTCCTGCAGAAGGTGCTCTCCTTTTTGCCCATCGCCAACATCATCAAATTGGGCATCGTGTGCAAACGGTGGTACGAGGTGGTTCACTCCTGGCCCCCGTTGTCGTGGGCGATGATGGCGCCTCAGAATCCGTTGTTCTTCAGGCCCTGCTTTAACAACTTCTCCTTCTCGGGCCACGTATACGACCCTGGCTTCCTCCGATGGTACAACTTCGACTTCACCCCCTTAGAAAAGAGCATCTGGCGCACGTCTACCTCCTGCGGTCTGGTCTGCTTAATGAACCCTAATGACGGTTGTCGCTTATTGGTCGTCAATCCCATCAAGAGAGACTGGAAGCAGCTTCCTCAAGTCGCCGCCGGCTCTTTCCCCCAGTTCAACGCCATCGCCTTGACGTTCGACCGCCGCACGGGCGGTTACACCGTGGTCATCGCCAAGTGCACGCGCACCCAGGAATTGCCAGGGAAGCCCAGGCAATGGCACTTATCGGTCCACATCTACCAATCGACGACGAAATCATGGGTCACTCCCTTCGCCCAAGACCTCGGCCTCTGGATAGGCAGAAACGAGGCCGCCATATGCGACGGCGTGCTCTACTACGTCATCCGCCATCCGAATCTGACCAGCCCCCACTTAGTGGCGTTCGACCTCTTGAAGCCGCCCTCTAGCATTCAGTCTCTGCTCCAAGAAGCTATTCCTGCGCCATACCCTCTTTTCTGTGCTGGGTTGATCAACCTGTCGAACAAATTGGTCATGGTCGGCATGAAATACTACTGGCCGCACGGGGAAGCGGTGATTTTGGAACTCGAGGATAAGACATGGCGGGAGGTGGCTCAAATGCCGATCTCCTTGTACAGGAAGTTATGCAGAAATAATTTAATCTGCTGCGGCGCCGGCGACTTCCTCTTCTTGCACTCTTCACTGTGTCCCGGGCTATTGACCTTCGACGTGAGGCAGAAGGTGTGGAAATGGTCGAGCCACCCCGACATTGAGCAGTTGCACTTCTTCAGCAAACCGGAGTCCCTAGTCTACCGCGGCTTCTGCTTTGAACCGAGGCTCGACGTCTCCTCTTGA